From Sphaeramia orbicularis chromosome 21, fSphaOr1.1, whole genome shotgun sequence:
AGCATCTGGaaggacacagacacacagtggaGTTGAACGGTCAGGACCAGGGATGGAACCACAGGAACATTTcacatcatggttattgtgactacaattatcatggttatctttattatcgcagtattgttgaaatgtgctcaaaatgttcaaaaagtactaatacacactgaaattatttaaccacgttgtattttggaaaaaacacaaaataatcggcacaatgtactttcttttgCAGAAACCTTCAAATATTCACATGTGAACATCAAACataaacatgtgcattaaagatggaacctgatGGAAACTGTTTCAGCATTTTATAGATGAAGACTGAAGTGGTTTAGTTTCTTTTCCAGAGagagataaatgaataaatagactCACTCTCTCTGCTCTTGGaccgcctctctctctctctctctctctccccctctccctctctctctctctctctctctctcagctcaTTTCCGTCCACACTAACTCTCCTATCATGATGTGATTTGTGCAGTTATCAGAGGATTATTGATCGACCACTaataaacagtctaatctgatgaGTTTGATCCGATAACCGCAGTAATCAGATTACAATCAGATTAGTCCCAGTCCTCCCACGTCTTCCTGTGTGTAAACAGGTTCATGTGgtttatttagttcagttccatctgaacatgtggaaaactATGAAAGGCACAGAAAATGGACaagaacaggaagttggattcgaCGTCACTACGTACGTACGaacgaaagaaatccaataattgACTGAAGCGTCGAAACCGGGGTTtccgattatcgcatttctgaaatGACTGTAAAGGCATCACATGTGACTATTAACAGTTATGGGTCggactgttagaaaatatcagttctgcaatatatcatgatatttcatttcacaatactgtatggatattaaaaagtactgtatggatattttaaagtatttattcaaatgcagatattgttggggttcatttttgtttttcttttatgtttctattttatttcttcttatttcacactcttttattcaataatgttggttcctttgtttggattgaactcaaatcctgttctgatgttagttgtgaactaatagaatctgaacacttgaacaggatctgaaactggaatgtgtgtaaaacagagtttcagtttgaacacagtcggaacatttgctgatagaacattagatcctgttgggatcaaatacaaatgtgtttaggatttgtgcagatttatgatggaattcaattcttcaaggaaataatcatttaaaaaaaagaaacaaacaaaaaattgcctttttaacagtatcatgatatatcgtatcatgatccgagtattgtgacttgtatcaccagattcttgctgatacacagccctagttctgGGACTgttgttgtcatggaaacagactCCGAGTCCAGTGTTCCAGTTGGTTTAAAGCAggcctgtcaaactcctgttagttcagttccacattcagcccagtctgatctgcagtgggccggagcaggaaaataataacagtgaaaaaagtccaatgaaATTATGAtcacgtttacatctacaaaattctgaataacatcaacaactggaaacgtcttaagaaaaacaagtgcaattttaacactattctgcctcagattatcagtttatcttttacacatgtgcatcacagcttccattacaaatacaaatacaccaaacatttaataacaggcagaatatcggtacaactgcatttacttatcttaagatatttcaggttattcacattttttgtagaataacagtttttttaatataaaaattttcaagtaattttacttttttacactaaaacaaagagaaaatgagctgttttcattgtttataggtttaatatgatcgtatttgactggttctgacccactggataTCTAAATGGTCTGtctgtggaatctgaattaaaatgatgtgGACATCCTccactgttcatatcttcagtgtaatttttgtatttcacacatcCATCCTGCGgctcagatcggaccctttgctgggccggatttggcccccgggccgcatgtttgacccctgtggttTAAAGGCTCAAATGCCGACTTCAGTTTTCCCTTCAGGTGTTTGAATGTCAGTTTTTCACAGATGTGTTCAGACCGGCGTCCTCTGTGTCAGACCCATCAGGCTTTAACTGTAGGACTGTGGTTCACCTCCAAGCAGTTTGGATTATGAGCAGCCACCCCAAACGGGTTTATCTGAGCTACCTGGGTCCAGCGTTTGGAAAATGAGTAAACGTGCATCACCTCAACCCACTCGTCTGGAGTCTCGTGGCGGTAGCCCAGCAGGTGACAGATGCCGTGAGCCGTGACCACCTGGAACACACAAAGGTCAGGTCTGAGTTAGCCCAGACCCTCCAACGGTCCAATGAGAGAGCAGAACCACACCCACAGAGCAGCAGGAACGAGCCCCAACCCACCAGGGGACCCATCAGGGGGAACCCACCAGGGGGGAACCACCAGGGGGGGAACCACCAGGGGGGGAACCACCAGGGAGAACCCACCAGGGTGGAACCACCAGGGGGGGAACCACCAGGGGGGGACCCATCAGGGGGAACCCACCAGGGGGGAACCACCAGGGAGAACCCACCAGGGTGGAACCACCAGGGAGAACCCACCAGGGGGAACCACCAGGGTGGAACCACCAGGGTGGAACCACCAGGGGGAACCCACCAGGGGGGACCCACCAGGGGGAACCCACCAGGGGGGAACCACCAGGGAGAACCCACCAGGGGGAAACCACCAGGGGGAACCCACCAGGGGGGAACCACCAGGGAGAACCCACCAGGGGGGAACCACCAGGGGGGAACCACCAGGGAGAACCCACCAGGGTGGAACCACCAGGGAGAACCCACCAGGGTGGAACCACCAGGGGGGAACCACCAGGGAGAACCCACCAGGGTGGAACCACCAGGGAGAACGCACCAGGGTGGAACCACCAGGGGGGAACCACCAGGGGGGAACCACCAGGGAGAACCCACCAGGGTGGAACCACCAGGGGGAACCCACCAGGGGGGAACCACCAGGGGGGGAACCACCAGGGAGAACCCACCAGGGTGGAACCACCAGGGAGAACCCACCAGGGGGAACCACCAGGGTGGAACCACCAGGGGGAACCCACCAGGGGGGAACCACCAGGGGGGAACCACCAGGGGGGAACCACCAGGGGGGAACCACCAGGGAGAACCCACCAGGGGGAACCCACCAGGGGGGAACCACCAGGGAGAACCCACCAGGGTGGAACCACCAGGGGGGAACCACCAGGGAGAACCCACCAGGGTGGAACCACCAGGGGGAACCACCAGGGGGAACCACCAGGGGGGACCCACCAGGGGGAACCACCAGGGGGAACCCACCAGGGGGAACCACCAGGGGGGAACCACCAGGGGGGGAACCACCAGGGAGAACCCACCAGGGGGAACCACCAGGGGGAACCACCAGGGGGAACCACCAGGGGGAACCCACCAGGGGGAACCACCAGGGGGGAACCACCAGGGGGGGAACCACCAGGGAGAACCCACCAGGGGGAACCACCAGGGGGAACCCACCAGGGGGGAACCACCAGGGAGAACCCACCAGGGGACCCACCAGAGGGGACCCACCAGAGGGGACCCACCAGGGGGAACCCACCAGGGGGGAACCCACCAGGGGTGGAACCACCAGGGGGAACCCACCAGGGAGAACCCATCAGGGGAACCACTGCTGGAGGAGAGTCAGCTGTTAAACTCAAGTGCGAGTGTTGACCTGCATGAAGATGAAGCAACACAACATTCAGCCCTCAAAGGTGAGACAGGAAATCCAACTGAGATCAGAAGGACCACAGGTCTGAATGAACTGAAGACGGAACACACAACGAGGAGATGACCCACCTGTGACCCACCTGTGACCCACCTCTGGGTGAAAACAGAGTATCTTGTAAATCATGACCTTGCGTTTGACCTTTGTAGGTCATCCAAGGTCAACTAAATGAAAGGTCATGTGACTTCCTAAAAGTCCATAATGCAAAGTTAGTCGATCTCTGAGTTTTCAAAATAGAAGCCTTCTTCTGAACCTGCAAACTGAGTCTTTTGAGTGATTGAGTCCAGCTTTGGCCTAAATCTGAGCTGAACTTAGGCATGCATGATGAGGGCAGGTGTGGGCAGTGTTGGGCAGATGTGGGTAGGTGTGGGCAGTGTTGGGCAGATGTGGGTAGGTGTGGGCAGTGTTGGGCCGATGTGGGCAGGTGTGGGGCAGATGTGGGCAGGTGTGGGGCAGATGTGGGCAGGTGTGGGCAGTGTTGGGCCGATGTGGGCAGGTGTGGGGCAGATGTGGGCAGGTGTGGGGCAGGTGTGGGGCAGGTGTGGGCAGGTGTGGGGCAGATGTGGGCAGGTGTGGGGCAGATGTGGGCAGGTGTCAGTAGAACTGCATTAGTCTGATGGAGGATCACTTATGCTCTGTTTGGACTTCACACACATGTGTTTAAATGGGGGGGGTCTGggtagggcgtcccatttttgggacttcttttccgatcaaacTCTTAATTTGTCCAGTTAATCTCtgatatattagtaactcccaaaaaaaaaatttcgtcCCAATCCATACAGTttagacccccccacacacacacacacacacacacccctccatctttagggtgcctgtcagcccagtgcagaaaacccatttttcagtggaatatcctacatttgtgggttagttctgccatatctgctcatgtaaatgtcctattagaggttttgggggatgctactgtcgtttatgaaggtctcaaatcatgtacaggtcaaaggtcacatgattttagacaaggtcatttgacactgaaaaatgagtaaaatcatGTTTTTGCCAATATTgttatactactattattattattattattatatcaatattcatacaaaataataattgctatgtaATGATCAGAAGagatagaaattgggggtaggggtacataagtttttacttcttcctactgctttttgagcatgtataatttcatttcatttgttttatttatgttattattattattattattattattattattatttactattacttttatttatttccttagttgtttgtttgcttatcagtcatttatgtatCTGTTCTTATATTTTctgggttgatttttgttttgatttgactGTCTACATGTTCCAAATAAAGACTTCGTTCATTTCTTTCTGTCCCAGTCTGATGtgacagatctgcactcagggcgGTTTCACTGCAGAACATGTGATCCTACAggacccatctggtaccctcccttttctgcaCTTCAGCAGGGACCACAGTTGTTTCCAGACAAGGGGGGGCAGCTGtggttcagttggtagagcgggtcatccaatgaccaaagggtctgCAGTTCGAATCCTGGTTCTGACTGTCCACTGGGCTaatgggcaccctaaagatggcagtGGGGGGGGTCtgtatttcaggggccacattcagcccagtttaaccttaagtgggccggaccaaaacaatactagcataataactcataaataatgacaactcctgttttttctctttgttttagtgcaaaagaaacaaaacaaaacaaatcaaaaacattaaattatgaaaatatttacatttacaaactacccaaacaaaaaagatgagaattatctgaaaaaaatgaaatttcttaagaaaattaagtgcaattttaacaatattatgcctcgttgtatacatgtgcattacagatcagttctataaaggcacaaaacatttagtaataagcagaatattgttaaaattgcactcaactttctttagacatctcaggttgttctcattttattgttaaggtataatttgttcatgtaaatattttcatgatttaatgttagtttttgcactataacaaggagaaaatgtttaagttgtcattattcatcggCATAACATGAtactttttccacattaaaccaagaagaaaatttggagtcattatttataggttattatgtgattattttatttgagatcacaatagtctgtatgtggaacctgaacgaaaactagttcaacactcttggttggatatatttttggtgtaatttttacactatccaagttcatcccgtgggctggactggaccctttggcggactggagttggcccgtgggccgcatgtttgacacccctgctttacagattgggctgaaattttttttgggagttactaatatatgagattaactggtcaaattaagagctggatcagaaaagaagtcccaaaaatgggacgcccgAGGTCTGGGGGTTTGGTGTGTGACCCGGGTACATCCAGGACTCACAGTCAGAGCTCCGTGCAGGTCTGTGGATTCGTCCTGACACTGCTTCATGACAAACTCCACCCCCAGGAAAATGTCTCCCAGGTTCAGCTCGTCTCTGTGCACAGGACTCGGCAGCTTCCCCGGTCGGAtatcctgaaaaaacaaaaaaaaacacaatgaatgcACACGGTGGAGTGAAAGGAGGCGCTGGATTCAATGAAGAACATGGACAGTAATGAAAGGAGTTTGACTGTGTCCAGTAGATCAGACGTCAGGACAGGGTTCAGTTAGcctaggggggggggggggtctgggctCACAGACCCTGGTTCAGACACATGTTTAATAAAAACAGGCCTTCAGTGAACATTCAAACGTCTGAGgtgtttgagttcagctcatgaaaactgGAGTTCAACTAAAAGTGTGTTTGTTCAGCGTCTGTCCAGAACATTCTGCAGCAGATCTGGAGAAGTTCCACTGGGATGTCACAGAGCAGGGCCGTCAAAGCcatgagttcagttccacattcagctaatgGTGGGGCGGGCATATTTCACACCCTGATCTAATCAATGCTCCCTGCATTCATCACTTGTATCGatcctcctcccctccctcccctcccctccctcaccactctcccctccctcccctccctcccctcccttccctcccctcccctctcacacctctctcccctccctccctcaccTCATAGAAGGGGAATGACAGCACATCTGTGGGGCTGTTCTTCTTGCGGTACATGTGGTTGATCTGCTGCATCCTTCGGTTGTCCACACAGATCAGGCCCAGGTCGAACTTCTGGATGCCCACGATCTGTCTCAGAGTGTCCACGTC
This genomic window contains:
- the ybey gene encoding endoribonuclease YbeY, whose product is MGVLLRNLQRAVPLRRARLRKDVDTLRQIVGIQKFDLGLICVDNRRMQQINHMYRKKNSPTDVLSFPFYEDIRPGKLPSPVHRDELNLGDIFLGVEFVMKQCQDESTDLHGALTVVTAHGICHLLGYRHETPDEWVEMLQMERYILSEFNRLTGRQLEPLTKKCSQDTGL